Proteins encoded within one genomic window of Pigmentiphaga sp. H8:
- a CDS encoding helix-turn-helix domain-containing protein, which translates to MGILITNPFDREDFMKITLADATSLGPIVRAVRKAQGIRQDDAAGSVGVSENFLSKIERGGETAQWGKLFQVLDGLGIRIILDLPEDAAGRLPASFGSDAQKP; encoded by the coding sequence TTGGGCATACTGATCACGAATCCTTTTGACCGTGAGGATTTCATGAAAATTACGCTCGCCGACGCAACCAGCCTTGGCCCGATAGTACGTGCCGTCCGCAAAGCTCAGGGCATCCGCCAGGACGATGCCGCTGGAAGTGTGGGTGTAAGCGAGAATTTTCTGAGCAAGATCGAGCGCGGCGGCGAAACCGCGCAGTGGGGAAAGCTCTTCCAGGTCCTCGACGGACTGGGGATCCGAATCATCCTCGATCTACCGGAAGATGCCGCAGGTCGTCTTCCTGCTTCGTTCGGAAGTGATGCCCAAAAACCATGA
- a CDS encoding nitroreductase, with the protein MTDHADDYASLTRLLNDRWSCRGFLPEQLPRDTIQRILALTQRTASWCNTQPWEVIVTAGAGTERFRRALFDHVMSRPQAHSDFPFPREYPGVYRERRRECGFQLYDSVGVQRGDREASARQGAENFRFFGAPHVAIITTPEALDVYGAVDCGAYVGNFMLAARSLGVATIAQAALAEYSSFIRDHFGIAPGRKVVCGISFGFADPGHPANGFRTSRAAVDDVVRWMEE; encoded by the coding sequence ATGACTGACCACGCCGACGACTACGCTTCGCTCACCCGCCTGCTGAACGACCGCTGGAGCTGCCGCGGCTTCCTGCCCGAGCAACTGCCCCGCGACACCATCCAGCGCATCCTGGCGCTGACGCAGCGCACGGCCTCCTGGTGCAACACGCAGCCCTGGGAAGTGATCGTGACGGCGGGCGCGGGCACTGAGCGGTTCCGGCGGGCCCTGTTCGACCACGTGATGTCGCGGCCGCAGGCGCATTCCGATTTCCCCTTCCCGCGCGAGTACCCCGGCGTCTACCGGGAACGGCGACGGGAGTGCGGCTTCCAGTTGTACGACAGCGTGGGCGTGCAGCGCGGCGACCGCGAGGCCTCGGCCCGCCAGGGCGCGGAGAATTTCCGGTTCTTCGGCGCGCCGCACGTGGCCATCATTACCACGCCCGAGGCGCTGGACGTGTACGGGGCCGTGGATTGCGGCGCCTACGTGGGCAATTTCATGCTGGCGGCGCGCAGCCTGGGCGTGGCGACGATCGCGCAGGCCGCGCTGGCGGAATATTCGTCCTTCATCCGCGATCATTTCGGCATCGCGCCGGGCCGCAAGGTGGTCTGCGGGATTTCGTTCGGCTTCGCGGATCCGGGCCACCCCGCCAACGGCTTCCGCACGTCTCGGGCGGCGGTGGACGACGTTGTCAGGTGGATGGAGGAGTAG
- a CDS encoding Rpn family recombination-promoting nuclease/putative transposase — protein MSRHDSAYRSLFSHSAMMAELLQGVVRQEWIAQVDFSTLERVNGEHVARGGKRRVSDMVWRVRGAGDWVYVYLLLEFQSRSDPAMALRMLTYLGLLYEEIRRQQRPLLSGRLPPVLPIVLYNGLARWNAVQQVSELIAPAVGLETYIPALRYLLLDEGALLEGGSLPAGNLATLLFQLEHAADEETMRQAVQALIMRLQGTGLDELERAFTAWLVEILLPERAPGVSIPRVGNLQEFNAVMTAEKIDWSLRWKQVGREEGLQEGHDRGLHQGKAQLLQQLLIRRFGPLPDVVRRRLAEASDGELETWALNVLDAPSLEAVFRQS, from the coding sequence ATGTCTCGTCACGATAGCGCGTACCGTAGCCTGTTTTCTCATTCGGCAATGATGGCCGAGTTGCTGCAGGGAGTTGTGCGCCAGGAGTGGATAGCACAAGTCGATTTCTCCACCCTCGAGCGAGTCAATGGTGAACATGTCGCACGCGGCGGCAAGCGTCGTGTCAGTGATATGGTCTGGCGTGTACGCGGGGCAGGCGATTGGGTTTACGTATATCTGCTGTTGGAGTTCCAATCCCGCAGCGACCCCGCCATGGCGCTACGCATGCTTACTTATCTGGGGTTGTTGTATGAAGAGATCCGGCGCCAGCAAAGGCCGCTGCTCAGCGGCCGCTTGCCGCCAGTGCTGCCCATCGTGTTGTACAACGGTCTGGCGCGCTGGAATGCGGTGCAGCAAGTATCGGAACTGATTGCGCCCGCTGTCGGGCTGGAAACCTACATTCCCGCGTTACGTTACCTGTTGTTGGATGAGGGGGCGCTGCTTGAGGGAGGCAGTCTCCCCGCCGGCAACTTGGCAACGCTATTGTTCCAGCTGGAGCACGCCGCTGACGAAGAGACGATGCGCCAGGCGGTGCAGGCTTTGATCATGCGGCTGCAAGGGACGGGGTTGGATGAGTTGGAACGTGCGTTTACCGCGTGGCTGGTGGAGATCCTTCTGCCGGAGCGGGCGCCGGGTGTTAGCATTCCTAGAGTAGGCAACCTGCAGGAGTTCAACGCCGTGATGACCGCAGAGAAAATCGATTGGAGCCTGCGCTGGAAGCAAGTGGGCCGGGAAGAAGGGCTTCAGGAGGGGCATGATCGTGGCCTGCACCAAGGCAAGGCACAGTTGTTGCAGCAATTGCTTATCCGGCGCTTCGGTCCGCTACCAGATGTCGTACGCCGGCGCCTTGCGGAAGCATCCGATGGCGAGCTGGAAACCTGGGCGTTGAACGTGCTGGATGCCCCCAGCCTTGAGGCCGTGTTCAGGCAATCATGA
- the rfbB gene encoding dTDP-glucose 4,6-dehydratase, with product MNHVPRHVLVTGGAGFIGSNFVACLLAGDPGVRVVNLDLMTYAADPGILPRFDASGRHVFVHGDICDAALVDRLLRDHDVDTIVHFAAETHVDRSISGPGDFVRTNVDGTFVLLEAARQAWLAEGRSARGRRFHHISTDEVYGSLGPDDAPFTESSPYAPNSPYSASKAASDHLVRAYHRTYGLPVVTTHCSNNYGPYQHDEKFIPTIIRCCLAGEPIPVFGTGGNSRDWLYVDDHCRGIDRVLRDGLTGETYNIGGGCELNNIQVAEKLCALMDEHHPEGAPHRRLISFVADRPGHDWRYAIDAGKMREELGWEPAEDFDGAIRKTLAWYLTR from the coding sequence ATGAATCATGTTCCCCGGCATGTCCTGGTCACGGGCGGCGCCGGCTTCATCGGCTCGAACTTCGTGGCCTGTCTGCTGGCCGGCGATCCCGGCGTGCGGGTGGTCAATCTCGACCTGATGACCTACGCGGCGGATCCCGGCATCCTTCCGCGCTTCGATGCCAGCGGCCGCCATGTCTTCGTCCATGGCGACATCTGCGACGCGGCGCTGGTCGATCGGCTGCTGCGCGATCACGACGTCGATACCATCGTCCACTTCGCCGCCGAGACGCACGTGGACCGGTCCATCAGCGGGCCGGGCGATTTCGTGCGGACCAACGTGGACGGGACCTTCGTGCTGCTGGAGGCGGCGCGGCAGGCCTGGCTGGCCGAGGGCCGTTCCGCGCGGGGGCGGCGTTTCCATCACATTTCCACGGACGAGGTCTACGGTTCGCTGGGGCCGGACGACGCGCCGTTCACCGAGTCTTCGCCCTACGCGCCGAACTCGCCCTACTCCGCCAGCAAGGCGGCCTCGGACCACCTGGTGCGGGCCTATCACCGCACTTATGGGCTGCCGGTAGTGACGACGCATTGCTCGAACAACTACGGCCCCTATCAGCACGACGAGAAGTTCATTCCCACCATCATCCGCTGCTGCCTGGCGGGCGAGCCCATACCGGTGTTCGGCACCGGCGGCAATTCGCGCGACTGGCTGTACGTGGATGATCATTGCCGGGGCATAGACCGGGTGCTGCGGGACGGACTCACGGGCGAGACCTACAACATCGGCGGCGGCTGCGAGCTGAACAATATCCAGGTGGCCGAGAAGCTGTGCGCGCTGATGGATGAACATCATCCCGAGGGCGCGCCGCATCGCCGGCTGATCAGCTTCGTGGCGGACCGGCCGGGGCATGATTGGCGGTATGCGATCGACGCGGGGAAGATGCGGGAGGAGCTGGGATGGGAGCCCGCCGAGGACTTCGACGGCGCGATACGGAAGACACTGGCCTGGTATCTGACGAGGTAA
- the rfbD gene encoding dTDP-4-dehydrorhamnose reductase: MSILVAGAGGQLGRELVSRGAALGVVGLDHGQWDLTDPTATDRIMAGHRPQIVINAAAHTAVDKAEREPALALAVNREGVGHLARACAARGAALLHLSTCYVFDGAKGAPYVEDDEPRPLNAYGRSKWEGERLLRASLTRHLTLRVSWVFGAQGDNFVRTMLRLAGEGRPLRVVADQTGTPTHAGAIAGALLQLATRIQGGEELPWGTYHYPGGPATTWHGFAQAILAEAHELGLLDSTPEVGAIDSGDYATPARRPRHSVLDGTRGREVLGLEPADWRTGLREVLSAWKDAA, translated from the coding sequence ATGAGCATCCTGGTGGCGGGAGCAGGCGGACAGTTGGGGCGCGAACTGGTGTCCCGAGGAGCGGCCCTTGGGGTCGTGGGGCTGGATCACGGGCAGTGGGACCTGACCGATCCCACCGCGACCGACCGCATCATGGCCGGGCATCGCCCCCAGATCGTCATCAACGCAGCCGCCCATACGGCGGTGGACAAGGCGGAGCGTGAACCTGCGCTCGCCCTGGCGGTGAACCGGGAAGGGGTGGGCCATCTGGCCCGGGCTTGCGCGGCTCGGGGGGCTGCGCTGCTGCATCTGTCGACCTGTTATGTGTTCGATGGGGCCAAAGGCGCTCCCTACGTCGAGGATGACGAGCCCCGGCCGCTGAATGCGTACGGCCGCAGCAAGTGGGAGGGGGAACGGCTGTTGCGCGCGTCGCTGACCCGCCATCTGACGCTGCGGGTATCGTGGGTGTTCGGCGCGCAGGGCGACAATTTCGTCCGTACGATGCTGCGGCTGGCGGGCGAAGGCCGGCCGCTGCGCGTGGTGGCCGACCAGACGGGCACGCCCACGCACGCGGGCGCCATTGCCGGGGCTTTGTTGCAGTTGGCCACGCGCATCCAGGGCGGCGAAGAGCTGCCGTGGGGCACCTATCACTACCCAGGCGGCCCGGCGACAACGTGGCACGGCTTCGCCCAGGCCATCCTGGCCGAGGCGCACGAATTGGGTCTGCTGGATTCGACACCCGAGGTCGGGGCCATCGACAGCGGCGACTACGCGACGCCGGCCCGGCGGCCACGCCATTCGGTGCTGGACGGCACGCGGGGCCGTGAGGTCCTGGGACTGGAACCGGCCGACTGGCGCACAGGATTGCGAGAGGTATTGTCCGCATGGAAGGACGCGGCATGA
- the rfbC gene encoding dTDP-4-dehydrorhamnose 3,5-epimerase: MVDVLETRLPEVLVFAPEVRRDARGYFVETFRASWLEQAGIQAEFVQENQSLSRRGVLRGLHFQWPGAQGKLLRVARGRIFDVAVDVRLGSPRFGAWVGTEIDGDTHRQVWIPPGFAHGFCVLSDEAEVVYKCTAYYDPAAETGVRWNDPALDIAWPDVGPYALSAKDEAQPLLAELPRDRLPVHAGTP, from the coding sequence ATCGTGGACGTGCTGGAGACCCGCCTGCCGGAAGTGCTGGTGTTCGCACCCGAGGTGCGGCGCGATGCGCGCGGGTATTTCGTGGAAACGTTCCGGGCGAGCTGGCTGGAGCAGGCGGGCATCCAGGCGGAGTTCGTGCAGGAGAATCAATCGCTGTCGCGGCGCGGTGTGCTGCGCGGGCTCCATTTCCAGTGGCCGGGCGCGCAGGGCAAGCTGCTGCGGGTGGCGCGGGGTCGGATTTTCGACGTGGCGGTGGACGTGCGCTTGGGGTCGCCGCGTTTCGGGGCCTGGGTGGGCACGGAGATCGATGGCGATACCCACCGGCAGGTCTGGATTCCTCCGGGCTTCGCACACGGTTTCTGCGTGCTGTCGGACGAGGCCGAGGTCGTCTACAAGTGCACGGCCTATTACGACCCAGCCGCCGAAACCGGCGTGCGCTGGAACGATCCCGCGCTGGACATTGCATGGCCCGACGTCGGGCCCTACGCGCTGTCGGCCAAGGACGAAGCGCAGCCATTGCTGGCGGAGCTGCCGCGCGACCGTTTGCCGGTCCATGCAGGCACGCCATGA
- a CDS encoding symmetrical bis(5'-nucleosyl)-tetraphosphatase: MSIWMIGDLQGCCAPLESLLARPEIAGDADARFWFAGDLVNRGPASLATVRKVMSLGERAVAVLGNHDLHLLAVAAGLHKVGKSDTIQEVLDAPDAADILAWLRHRPLAHFQLGHLMVHAGVLPAWTAAQTLALAGEVEATLRGPHWRDFLAQMYGNQPAAWDDGLQGADRLRVIVNALTRMRFCAADGTMEFAAKANAKHAPDGFMPWFDVPGRATESVTVVFGHWSTLGLLERPGLLSLDTGCVWGGQLTAARLEDHKLVQVACQQYQVPG, translated from the coding sequence ATGAGTATCTGGATGATCGGCGACTTGCAGGGGTGCTGTGCACCGCTGGAGTCGCTGCTTGCGCGGCCGGAGATCGCGGGCGATGCCGATGCGCGGTTCTGGTTCGCGGGTGATCTGGTGAACCGGGGGCCAGCCTCGCTGGCGACGGTGCGCAAGGTGATGTCGCTGGGCGAACGGGCGGTGGCGGTGCTGGGCAATCATGACTTGCATCTGCTGGCGGTGGCGGCCGGGCTGCACAAGGTGGGCAAGTCGGACACGATCCAGGAAGTCCTGGATGCGCCGGATGCCGCCGACATATTGGCCTGGCTGCGGCATCGGCCGTTGGCGCATTTTCAGTTGGGACATCTGATGGTTCACGCGGGCGTACTGCCCGCCTGGACGGCGGCTCAGACGCTGGCGCTGGCCGGCGAGGTGGAGGCAACGCTGCGCGGGCCCCACTGGCGGGATTTCCTGGCGCAGATGTATGGCAATCAGCCGGCGGCCTGGGATGACGGGCTGCAAGGCGCGGATCGGCTGCGGGTGATCGTGAATGCGTTGACGCGGATGCGTTTCTGCGCGGCGGACGGCACGATGGAGTTCGCGGCCAAGGCCAATGCCAAACATGCGCCAGACGGGTTCATGCCCTGGTTCGACGTGCCGGGCCGGGCCACGGAGTCGGTCACGGTGGTATTCGGGCATTGGTCGACGCTGGGGCTGCTGGAGCGTCCGGGCCTGCTGTCGCTGGACACGGGCTGTGTCTGGGGCGGGCAATTGACGGCCGCGCGCCTGGAGGACCACAAGCTGGTGCAGGTGGCCTGCCAGCAGTATCAGGTACCGGGCTGA
- the lptG gene encoding LPS export ABC transporter permease LptG — translation MNTARRYLATEIYRSSSVVLMALVGLFSFFALVDDLDQVGRGGFKLYHLLFLELLALPTRIYDILPIGLLIGAILALAGLAQRHELVILRVSGVSGMRLLGMLWLVSVPVMMLAIVLAEWLTPAAEIKLNETRLSITGSAGGRSSGVLRSGYWFKEDAPNGERIINVGTMQAGGSATDVTLYDFTSSRQLASITQAKTGSFGTNELRLHDVAITTVSPTLESALHAGARATEAPVVVTHEAERVVPTTLTPELLLARVLTPERMSFTDLLDYVGYLNKNHLTSDRQIVAIWRKLIYPFTLLAMITIAAPIGFMQTRRGGVGVKIFLGILLGVGFFMLNQLSLNVGMLNRWPAWVTAVAPNALALGAALLAMLGMEYGNLLRARWRQAAGATT, via the coding sequence GTGAACACCGCCCGCCGCTACCTGGCCACAGAAATCTATCGTTCCTCTTCCGTCGTCCTGATGGCGCTGGTGGGGTTGTTCTCGTTCTTCGCCCTGGTGGACGATCTGGACCAGGTGGGTCGTGGCGGCTTCAAGCTGTACCACCTGCTGTTCCTGGAACTGCTGGCGCTGCCGACGCGGATCTACGACATCCTGCCCATCGGGCTGCTGATCGGGGCGATCCTGGCGCTGGCGGGGCTGGCGCAGCGGCACGAGTTGGTGATCCTGCGGGTATCCGGGGTCAGCGGGATGCGGCTGCTGGGCATGCTGTGGCTGGTGTCGGTGCCGGTGATGATGCTGGCGATCGTGCTGGCCGAGTGGTTGACGCCGGCGGCCGAGATCAAGCTGAACGAAACGCGGTTGTCGATCACGGGCAGCGCGGGCGGGCGGTCGTCGGGGGTGCTGCGCAGCGGCTATTGGTTCAAGGAAGACGCCCCCAACGGCGAACGCATCATCAATGTGGGCACGATGCAGGCCGGCGGCAGCGCCACGGACGTGACGCTGTACGACTTCACGTCGTCGCGGCAGCTGGCGTCGATCACGCAGGCGAAAACGGGCAGTTTCGGGACGAATGAGCTGCGTCTGCATGACGTGGCGATCACGACGGTTTCCCCCACGCTGGAGTCCGCGCTGCACGCGGGAGCGCGGGCCACCGAAGCCCCGGTGGTGGTCACGCATGAAGCCGAGCGTGTGGTGCCGACGACGTTGACGCCGGAACTGTTGCTGGCCAGGGTGCTGACGCCGGAGCGGATGTCGTTCACGGATCTGCTGGACTATGTGGGGTATCTGAACAAGAATCACCTGACGTCCGACCGGCAGATCGTTGCTATTTGGCGAAAACTGATCTATCCGTTCACGCTTCTGGCGATGATCACTATCGCCGCGCCCATAGGGTTCATGCAGACGCGGCGGGGCGGGGTCGGGGTGAAGATCTTCCTGGGCATCCTGCTGGGCGTGGGCTTTTTCATGTTGAATCAGTTGTCGCTGAACGTGGGCATGCTGAATCGATGGCCGGCCTGGGTGACGGCGGTGGCGCCGAATGCGCTGGCGCTGGGTGCCGCGCTGCTGGCGATGCTGGGGATGGAGTACGGCAATCTGCTGCGCGCCCGGTGGCGTCAGGCGGCGGGTGCGACGACATGA
- the galU gene encoding UTP--glucose-1-phosphate uridylyltransferase GalU — protein MKPIRTAVFPVAGLGTRFLPATKAMPKEMLPVIDKPLIQYAVEEAVAAGISTMVFITGRNKRAIEDHFDTIPELEAELVAKHKIELLRTVKNIIPPSVNCIYIRQPAPLGLGHAVLCAEPVVGKEPFAVLLADDLIDADVPVTKQLVDAALANGGSVLGVQDVDRQDTSKYGIVDTRDASGQTAQVFNMVEKPAPEDAPSTLAVVGRYVLEGEIFDHLRTLGKGAGGEIQLTDGIAALMQAKRKVFAHRYDGKRYDCGSKTGLFEATVALGKKYHGFEVK, from the coding sequence ATGAAACCTATCCGTACCGCCGTCTTTCCTGTCGCCGGCCTGGGCACGCGTTTCCTTCCTGCAACAAAAGCCATGCCGAAGGAGATGCTGCCCGTCATCGACAAGCCCCTGATCCAGTACGCCGTCGAAGAAGCGGTAGCGGCAGGGATCTCTACTATGGTCTTCATCACCGGCCGCAACAAGCGGGCAATCGAGGATCACTTCGACACGATTCCCGAGCTGGAGGCCGAACTGGTGGCCAAGCACAAGATCGAGCTGCTGCGCACGGTGAAGAACATCATCCCGCCATCGGTGAACTGTATCTATATTAGGCAGCCTGCTCCGCTGGGGCTGGGCCACGCTGTGCTGTGCGCCGAGCCGGTGGTGGGCAAGGAGCCGTTCGCGGTACTGCTGGCCGACGATCTGATCGATGCCGACGTGCCTGTTACAAAGCAGCTTGTCGATGCCGCCTTGGCGAACGGCGGCAGCGTGTTGGGTGTGCAGGACGTGGACCGGCAGGATACGTCGAAGTACGGGATCGTCGACACGCGGGACGCTTCGGGGCAAACCGCCCAGGTGTTCAACATGGTTGAAAAACCCGCTCCGGAGGACGCTCCGTCCACACTGGCGGTGGTGGGCCGCTATGTTCTGGAAGGCGAGATATTCGATCACTTGCGTACGTTGGGCAAGGGTGCGGGCGGCGAGATCCAGTTGACGGACGGGATCGCGGCGCTGATGCAGGCCAAGCGCAAGGTGTTTGCGCATCGCTACGACGGCAAGCGTTACGACTGCGGCAGCAAGACGGGGTTGTTCGAAGCCACGGTCGCTCTGGGCAAGAAATATCACGGTTTCGAGGTGAAGTAA
- a CDS encoding capsule assembly Wzi family protein codes for MPIVRKSGLIRLDLSTYKRAARSIAACLLGAAGVLVTSNSWAQNAAMIEAGNQELRDDIQWLVDRGIIGYVSTSTWPIPVSVLESALEARKKTGLNRADVHAILAVRRYLDDQRQFKFGLTGQINTDSLPQLGFAAQSRGAATGGVYLQGGGDTYAGKLQLNGLLDPFTGKQSKANLEGSYLSAQFLGQALYVGQLAHYWGPGVDGSLNWGNAGTAIPGVGLQRSRQTAPQSKWFSWIGPWGYDLFLGQLQHDTAVPRARVINMRVFARPFDGLELGASRFIEWGGSGRDNGWGSFWNALKGNSNEQGPRRDPSNELSGVDFRYTFKLRGNPLTLYGQLAGEDEAGGMPSHYLAQGGVQYKHTVGATRVQWYAEGADTTASRIFGLRDGMLGIAYSHSTYQNGLYHDGLPIAHPIGGSGRMLSAGVTLIPDDFRYFSRYSVRILQAEVNEANQAINQVFPKNARWYGGELAYSWRLRPATFRAGLSILRRSAGSIENGFSLMFSMNIPLGKGERSL; via the coding sequence ATGCCTATCGTGCGTAAAAGCGGCTTGATTCGATTGGATTTGTCCACCTATAAGCGTGCCGCACGGTCCATTGCAGCCTGTCTGCTAGGTGCTGCTGGTGTCCTAGTGACTAGTAATAGTTGGGCACAAAATGCGGCCATGATTGAAGCAGGCAACCAAGAACTGAGAGATGATATTCAGTGGCTGGTTGATCGAGGAATTATTGGGTACGTATCTACTTCCACGTGGCCAATCCCGGTATCGGTGTTAGAGAGTGCTTTGGAAGCTCGCAAGAAGACGGGACTAAATAGAGCTGATGTGCATGCGATCTTGGCCGTGCGTCGCTATCTAGATGATCAAAGGCAATTCAAATTTGGCCTTACCGGGCAAATCAACACTGACTCTTTGCCACAGCTAGGATTTGCCGCGCAGAGTCGGGGGGCAGCCACAGGAGGTGTTTATCTTCAAGGTGGAGGAGACACTTACGCCGGTAAGCTGCAGCTAAACGGATTGCTGGATCCGTTTACCGGTAAACAATCGAAGGCTAATTTGGAGGGCAGCTATTTGTCTGCTCAATTTTTAGGGCAGGCGTTATATGTTGGCCAGCTAGCGCATTATTGGGGGCCCGGAGTAGATGGAAGTCTAAATTGGGGGAACGCCGGAACGGCTATTCCCGGTGTTGGATTGCAGCGATCGAGGCAGACAGCGCCTCAGAGTAAATGGTTTTCTTGGATTGGCCCCTGGGGTTATGATTTATTCTTGGGCCAATTGCAACACGATACGGCAGTTCCTCGTGCTCGAGTGATCAATATGCGAGTGTTCGCCCGCCCTTTTGACGGGCTTGAGCTTGGAGCTTCCCGTTTTATCGAGTGGGGAGGAAGCGGGCGTGATAACGGATGGGGCTCTTTTTGGAACGCCTTAAAGGGAAATTCGAATGAACAAGGCCCCCGTCGAGATCCCAGCAACGAATTGTCCGGAGTTGATTTCCGCTACACCTTTAAGTTGAGGGGAAATCCTCTCACTTTGTACGGGCAGCTTGCAGGTGAGGACGAGGCGGGGGGGATGCCTTCCCACTATTTGGCCCAAGGGGGAGTGCAGTATAAACATACGGTTGGCGCAACTCGTGTCCAATGGTATGCGGAAGGTGCTGATACAACCGCTAGCCGAATTTTTGGGTTACGGGATGGCATGCTGGGGATAGCATATAGTCACAGTACTTATCAGAATGGGCTATATCACGATGGATTACCCATTGCGCATCCCATCGGAGGAAGCGGCCGAATGCTGTCGGCTGGTGTCACATTGATACCGGACGATTTCCGCTATTTCTCAAGATACAGCGTTCGCATTTTGCAGGCTGAAGTCAATGAGGCTAACCAAGCAATTAATCAGGTATTTCCGAAGAACGCACGTTGGTACGGAGGGGAGTTGGCATATAGCTGGCGTCTTCGACCTGCAACTTTTCGGGCAGGCCTTTCCATACTGCGTCGATCTGCTGGAAGCATTGAGAACGGATTTAGCTTAATGTTTTCAATGAACATTCCATTAGGGAAAGGGGAAAGATCTCTTTAA
- a CDS encoding low molecular weight protein-tyrosine-phosphatase: MLFTHSSPVLLVLCTGNVCRSPMAETLFARRVDELKLDAIVMSRGLAAPVGRRPHPHAVAVAQAKGIPLNEEKRAAAVTSADMAMATAVFVMDAGHRREVQQRFPTATGKTFLLGQWSGQEIADPINEPLSAFELAWDQCDSGAREWLRRLHEAGMLRVVA, translated from the coding sequence ATGCTTTTTACTCACAGCTCTCCTGTTTTGCTCGTATTGTGTACTGGCAACGTTTGTCGCAGTCCAATGGCAGAAACGTTGTTTGCCCGCCGTGTAGATGAGCTGAAATTGGACGCGATTGTTATGTCTAGAGGGCTAGCGGCGCCGGTTGGACGTCGGCCTCATCCACATGCAGTAGCTGTTGCTCAGGCTAAAGGAATTCCGCTAAATGAAGAGAAACGGGCGGCAGCAGTCACAAGTGCTGATATGGCAATGGCAACGGCGGTGTTCGTGATGGATGCAGGGCACAGACGCGAAGTACAGCAGCGCTTCCCCACCGCCACAGGTAAGACCTTTCTTTTAGGACAATGGTCGGGCCAAGAAATCGCGGACCCCATTAACGAACCGTTGTCCGCATTTGAACTCGCCTGGGATCAATGTGATAGCGGTGCGAGAGAATGGCTAAGGCGGTTGCATGAAGCCGGCATGCTCCGTGTCGTCGCGTAG
- a CDS encoding polysaccharide biosynthesis/export family protein: MKPYALLSTVPVKVGGSLVGLASLVGCSLVPGQYLGVTAKINETDRAYVYDATGTESVEERADIFSINPDVIARQAHEKEIAAEKINKIRAEVSSHQKGSYVYTVAPQDVLRITVWNHPELNNPSGVLNDLQGRIVNNDGNFFYPYAGQVKAAGRTVQEIRHDLTKKLSAVLVEPQVDVSVLNYRGKRAFVMGQVGKPGVVPITDVPLTITDLITQAEGLKPEADLKSAVLMRKGEKVPVDLYALYYEGDISQNKQLEPGDILTISENRYNKIFVLGEVGKPQSLVMPRGRLSLAEAVSDAGGFNPLSANAGQLYVIRWGENGRPQIWHLDAAAPDALVLADRFDLQSRDIVYVDPAGVARFGRVVNNIIPTATVIRASVQN; the protein is encoded by the coding sequence ATGAAACCCTATGCTTTACTCTCAACTGTTCCCGTAAAGGTGGGGGGCAGCTTGGTTGGTTTGGCATCTCTAGTGGGATGTTCGCTGGTGCCTGGCCAATATTTAGGCGTTACTGCAAAAATAAACGAAACCGATCGAGCTTATGTCTATGACGCAACCGGGACAGAGTCGGTGGAAGAGCGAGCCGATATTTTTTCGATTAACCCTGACGTGATCGCACGGCAAGCTCACGAAAAAGAAATTGCTGCAGAAAAAATAAACAAAATCCGGGCTGAAGTTTCGAGCCATCAAAAAGGCTCATATGTTTATACCGTTGCGCCTCAAGATGTTCTGCGTATTACTGTCTGGAACCATCCAGAATTAAATAATCCCTCCGGTGTGCTGAATGATCTTCAAGGTCGGATAGTAAATAACGATGGTAATTTTTTCTATCCATATGCAGGACAAGTTAAGGCTGCTGGGCGGACCGTACAAGAAATCCGACATGATTTGACGAAAAAACTGTCGGCGGTGCTCGTCGAACCGCAAGTGGATGTATCGGTGCTGAATTATCGTGGCAAACGCGCCTTTGTAATGGGGCAAGTTGGGAAACCAGGTGTGGTTCCTATTACAGACGTGCCTCTTACAATTACCGATCTAATTACTCAAGCGGAAGGACTGAAGCCAGAAGCTGATTTGAAATCAGCTGTGCTTATGCGAAAGGGCGAAAAAGTCCCGGTCGACTTGTATGCGTTGTATTATGAGGGAGATATTTCCCAAAATAAACAGCTTGAGCCTGGTGATATCCTGACTATTTCGGAAAACCGATATAATAAGATATTTGTGCTGGGAGAAGTAGGGAAACCTCAGTCACTTGTAATGCCAAGGGGGCGTCTCAGTTTAGCAGAAGCGGTTTCTGATGCTGGGGGGTTTAACCCATTAAGCGCCAATGCTGGTCAACTTTACGTAATACGTTGGGGGGAAAACGGTCGCCCGCAGATTTGGCATTTGGATGCTGCCGCGCCGGACGCATTGGTCTTGGCCGATCGTTTTGATCTACAGTCTCGGGATATTGTATACGTCGATCCTGCTGGAGTAGCAAGGTTCGGCCGTGTTGTGAACAATATTATTCCAACGGCGACGGTGATCCGGGCGTCAGTCCAAAACTAA